CTCCCGAACCGCACCCTCCCGGCCGCACGCCACTCCCGTACCAGCCATTCCATCCCGTGAAAGTGGTCGCCACCGCATGCGGCTTGTTTGCTGCTGCCCCTGGTGGTGCTCGGCATCCTCGATTCCAGCAACTCAATGAACCACGGAATTCGGATGGACGGACATGCGGCTGTTTTTGTGCGAGAAGCCCTCCCAGGGCAAAGACATTGGCCGGATTCTCGGCGCGACGCAGCGCGGTGAAGGCTGCCTCAGCGGCTCCGGCGTCACCGTTACCTGGTGCATCGGCCATCTCGTAGAAGCGGCAGATCCCGAGGTCTATGACGCGACGCTCAAGCGCTGGTCGCTGGAGCAGTTGCCCATTGTTCCGCAGCAGTGGCGGGTCGAGGTCAAACCGAAGACCGCCACGCAATTCAAGGTCGTCAAGGCGCTTCTGGCGAAGGCGACCCATCTGGTCATCGCCACCGATGCCGACCGTGAGGGCGAGCTGATCGCCCGCGAGATCATCGACCTGTGCGGCTACCGCGGCCCCATCGAGCGGCTATGGCTGTCGGCGCTCAACGATGCGTCGATCCGCACCGCGCTCGGCAAGTTGCGGCCCTCATCCGACACGCTGCCGATGTACTACTCGGCGCTTGCGCGCTCACGCGCCGACTGGCTCGTGGGCATGAACCTCAGCCGGTTGTTCACGGTGCTCGGGCGTCAGGCCGGCTACGACGGCGTGCTGTCCGTCGGTCGCGTCCAGACGCCGACCTTGAAGCTCGTCGTGGACCGCGACCGCGAGATCGCGGCCTTCAAGTCGGTGCCGTTCTGGGCCATCGACGTGTCCCTGTCCGCGGGCGGTCAGGCTTTCAGCGCGCAGTGGGTTCCGCCCGATGGCTGCACCGACGACGCCGGCCGCTGCCTGCAGCAGCCTATCGCCCAGCAGGCCGCGCAGCAGATCCGCGCTGCGGGCAGCGCCCAGGTCGTATTGGTCGAGACCGAGCGCGTGCGCGAAGGTCCGCCGCTGCTGTTCGACCTGGGAACGCTTCAGGAGGTTTGTTCCAAGCAGCTTGGACTGGATGTGCAGGAGACACTGGAGATCGCCCAGGCCCTGTACGAAACGCACAAGGCCACGACGTACCCGCGTTCGGATTCCGGCTACCTTCCCGAAAGCATGTTCGCGGAAGTGCCGACTGTCCTGGACAGCTTGCTCAAGACCGATCCCTCGCTGCGCCCGATCATGGGCCAACTCGACCGCTCGCAGCGCTCGCGCGCCTGGAACGACGGCAAGGTGACGGCCCACCACGGCATCATCCCGACGCTCGAACCCGCGAATCTCTCTGCGATGAGCGAGAAGGAGCTGGCGGTGTACCGCCTGATCCGCGCGCATTACCTCGCGCAGTTCCTCCCTCACCACGAGTTCGACCGCACTGTCGCCGAGCTGTCCTGCGGCCAGCAGAAGCTGGCGGCCACCGGAAAGCAGGTGGTCGTCAAGGGCTGGCGCCTGGTGCTGGCGGAGCGGCAAGCGGACGAGGACGGCGACGCCGCCGCGCGCAGCCAGGTACTCCCCCCGCTGCGCCAGGGCATGGCGTGCCAGGTGGCCGAGGCCGAGATCAAAGCGCTCAAGACGATGCCGCCCAAGCCGTACACGCAGGGCGAACTGGTCAAATCCATGAAGGGGGTCGCCAAGCTGGTGACAGACCCGCGCCTGAAGCAGAAGCTCAAGGATACGGTCGGCATCGGCACCGAGGCGACACGGGCCAACATCATCAGCGGGCTGATCACCCGCGGCTACATCGTGAAGAAGGGGCGCTCCATTCGCGCATCGGATGCGGCGTTCACCTTGATCGATGCCGTACCCGCGGCGATTGCCGACCCCGGAACCACCGCCGTGTGGGAACAGGCGCTCGACATGATCGAGGCCGGACAACTCACCCTGGACGTGTTCATCGGCAAGCAGGCCGCATGGATTTCGCAACTGATCGCGCAGTACGGCAGCACCTCGCTGTCCATCAAGGTTCCCCAGGGGCCTGCTTGCCCGCAGTGCGGCGCACCGACGCGCCAGCGCACCGGCAAGACCGGCCCCTTCTGGTCGTGCAGTCGCTACCCCGACTGCAAAGGCACGCTGCCGGTCGATTCCGGCGCGTCCAAGCGCGGTGCCTCGCGCCCGCGCAGTAGCGGCCGCAAAGGCTCTTGACCGACCCCGTTCCCCGAGAGCCGTGCCCGCCATCGGCGGCGTGGCCCATGTCCCGCACGCCCTGCGGGACGTCCAGCGCGCAACGCCTTCTCCTGTCCGTGTGCGCGTCCCGCCCGGCCGTCCCCGGCCGCGGGGCCTGAAGGTAACTTCTCCGCGAACCGCCTACCGCGCGTTCTGCTGATCTGCATTTTTCCGCCTCTGCGAAGGGTCCCCCGATGGCTTGCCAGGCTGCGAGCCACCCGGAGACCCTTCGTGGTCAGCGGTATTCGATGCCGTGCCCAACGGCGAAAAACTGGGCTCCTTTTGTGCGCGGATGTGCGCCAGAAGATGCCGGCGCCAACCACGACATGCGCCGGGTGCGATTGCTGACAGCGGACGGTTCTAGCGACGACCGGGCCTGCCAATCAGCCCACGG
The Achromobacter sp. AONIH1 DNA segment above includes these coding regions:
- a CDS encoding DNA topoisomerase III gives rise to the protein MRLFLCEKPSQGKDIGRILGATQRGEGCLSGSGVTVTWCIGHLVEAADPEVYDATLKRWSLEQLPIVPQQWRVEVKPKTATQFKVVKALLAKATHLVIATDADREGELIAREIIDLCGYRGPIERLWLSALNDASIRTALGKLRPSSDTLPMYYSALARSRADWLVGMNLSRLFTVLGRQAGYDGVLSVGRVQTPTLKLVVDRDREIAAFKSVPFWAIDVSLSAGGQAFSAQWVPPDGCTDDAGRCLQQPIAQQAAQQIRAAGSAQVVLVETERVREGPPLLFDLGTLQEVCSKQLGLDVQETLEIAQALYETHKATTYPRSDSGYLPESMFAEVPTVLDSLLKTDPSLRPIMGQLDRSQRSRAWNDGKVTAHHGIIPTLEPANLSAMSEKELAVYRLIRAHYLAQFLPHHEFDRTVAELSCGQQKLAATGKQVVVKGWRLVLAERQADEDGDAAARSQVLPPLRQGMACQVAEAEIKALKTMPPKPYTQGELVKSMKGVAKLVTDPRLKQKLKDTVGIGTEATRANIISGLITRGYIVKKGRSIRASDAAFTLIDAVPAAIADPGTTAVWEQALDMIEAGQLTLDVFIGKQAAWISQLIAQYGSTSLSIKVPQGPACPQCGAPTRQRTGKTGPFWSCSRYPDCKGTLPVDSGASKRGASRPRSSGRKGS